GCATTTTTGggttctttaaaaatgcaaaattcaaatttgaaaaacaaacccTTTCTTCTGAATCCACTCTAAAATTCAATATGCACATAAGCTAATGAAAGCATACCagtattttgggcttttttggatacttcttgggcaccaataccgatttttgggctcttttatttttcttcaaataacggACTTTTCATCTGGAGATACTGTCCGCCAACACTTTCactagaataaatttaaaaaaagcagccaaaaaagcaaaacaattaggaataagtgaAACAAACACTTTCCCAAAGAAGTTGTTCATATCCTCATCTCCAAggtaaaattaaacaacatttagAAACCACCCCTGTCACTTCAAACGGACCAAGTCTCAACCTCCATCAGCTAAAACCGCCAAaaaaagctcaaataaaaaataactaccCAAATCatctagttaataaatctatctATAGAGTAATATATCATATCAGCTATGAAACTCTTTTATCTTATAGGAACCTAGTCTCaccttttatcaattaaaacggtaaaaaatacttgaaattaaaaataatcacaccAGGCACATTTCCGGGAAAATTCACaatcgaattttgggattttttatagctcagaattttaggcttttttgggattttttgggcgtcaattaaaatgtttgggctcttacttttttcaaaaattcaattttcttgtggaggtgccagcttacattaacccagcacctccacttcttaaaatcactaaataatgaaaatttaattacaccaaaattttgggctttttttgggttcttgaaatctgtgaaaaaaaatttccccgaaccaacccttaacttccaaaaccAATCCtctttaagaaattgaaaattttcagtaatttaatcacgggaaattttcgggattttcttgggctcccagaaaatacccacctcgatttttgggctcctcgaaaatacccactacgatttttcgtctttaacccttaacgtcaataaTCAAACCCTCTCTAGGACAtagatacgactttgtcaaaaaataactttcctgagaattttaatttgtcaatagagtctctgatttttgggctcctcgaaaatactgactacgatttttgggctccaacccttaatgtCAATAATGAATCCCTCTCGACGACGTACTAtagatacgactttgtcaaaaaataacttttttgaggattttaatttgtcaatagagtctctgatttttgggcttctcgaaaatactcactacgatttttgggctccaacccttcaCGTCAATGATCAACTACTCTTTActacgtagatacaactttgtcaaaaaataacttttttttagaattttacaatgaaaatagagtctttgatttttgggctcttggAAAATCCCCAAAgcagacaacttttttaaaaaacagcatattgaaaatttttaattgaattaaaatattgtaaaataccttgaaatattttgaaacccttcGATAATCCTTGAAAACTTTTACAGAATAAACTTATAAACCATAAATTTTTGACATGAAATATCGTGGGCAACAAGGAGGTAAACGTCTTTTCATCCGAACGTGAGTTTGCAATAAGGAGGCGTAGACGAGCACGAGTCGAAGTCGACTATTTCTAAGCCGCTAGGGAAAAATGCTGAGTTTGACTGCTAGGTGTACAATATATAATAATGTGTTTGCCTTCTTTGCTTTGCCatgcctcgcacgcatgtccctACTTTCTCACTTTGCATCGCATTTCCAAACTCTGCTTCCGCGGCTAATTGCTAATTCTTATATACACTGTTAACATTATTAACATTTTGCTCCCACCTACTTTCTCTCCTATGTGCAATCtctccttctccatttctcttCCTCCTTCCGTCTCTTCTTCTCCATCCTAAACAACACCCCCtttacccatgctactgcccttttctCGCCCCTTTCATGCATCAATATCAATGTTTATCCCACTCATTTTCAGTCCCTCACACTATTCCAAACAGTGCTCCACTTTTGCATTCCTCTTCAAGCACAATCTACACATCGTCTCCTCCTttgaaagccagaacctattaataTCCTCCATGGACCAACATCTCATTCTCGATATAAGCTCCTGACTTCCCTTCTTTCCATTCTAACACAAATATTGTGTTCTcttccttggcataatccacccATAGCTCCTGTTAAACCTCGACTCTCTGATTCTCTCCTCCCCTGCTGCCTTTTCTCTTTTACCATGCCGCCTTTCTCAACTATCTCAGATACCTTCCTTTCTTCTTCGTGCATCCTTCTCAATCCATCTATCTGCAgtacattcattttaaaataacttttcatttcaaCCTCCATTTCCCTACCCTCTCTACTGTTGTCTTTCTCCCACCAATACTCCCTTACCAGCTTAtttccccctcttccaaaaatttcttctcatATATACACGTTCGACTTCCCGTTATAATCTGTAAACTCAGTGTCGCCAGAGCGTGGGATGTTTCGGCCCCCACCACATTCCCATCTTGGAAAAACTTATGCATACGtggcgtgtcggtgagtcggctctgttacatGATGCGAAAACAAGCCTCGTGTCAAGGTTTCAAGGCTTAATATAAATGTAaacacaattttaactgaaattttgtatttatacttaagcttgcagttgaaaaagttaattttcaacccgatgaaaaaatacaaattttcagccaaagaaaggaattttcaaacaagaataataatttgctaccaaagggcgatgaattttcaactaaataaagagatatttaaccaaaaatgtgactcttctatagcgctgattttggggctgacggtgagtgGGAACTAACACATTATAGGctgctctgcttttgtttgttcaggcCTGAGTGCTAGCCTGATTGACAAACGCAAACCCCGCGCACCTTGCGCAGCTCCTactacacctacctgcggcgcaggatcaattctcggaaggactatagaagggagggctattgaagtgtttcaatgtagttcaatttttaacgaaagaaattaattttcaagaaaaaatgattaattttttaacaaaaatggaacaatgacattttcagttcaaaaaattaatttcgattaaaataaaaacaatcgaATCTCAAATagaatagagaaattttcaacaaagaaataaatctgcgaataaaaatactaatagtctttcaaaaaagacgaattttaaacaaaatacgtgaatttttaaccacattgttgaattttcaactgaaaatgatcaatttttaaaaaaatattcaatggtcaaataaaaaattgaattttgaacaaaatatttcaattttcaaccaaaaaatgaacttacaaacataaataataatattcttccaaaaaagacaaaaaaatacataaattttcaacgacatggttgaataaaattaataaaagaaaaatttcacgattttaaatcaatatcaaaaaagtttttattgtataccatgtagacaaaaaaattaacatcaaaatcaTGAATacatttccctggtcaaaaaaccgaacgttaaaaataaatataaaataaaaaagtatatagtTATAGACTCCGGATTCTAAAAAATGTCCAGGGgcatacaaaaatgtattaactttttgattatgTAAAAAGTGTCAAATTGGGCACTTCTTATCTTACGAATATCAAAAGTGACCGTGgcagattttcttaaattccgaCGATCTCGAATTTACTGTACATTTGTTAGTTTACAACCCTACAgtacagttttttttctttttagaaaaaatgaaaattttttgaaatagatattattaagattttaatgtttttatcgTATAATTAATTAGCATGAAtgaatacaaaaattgattttgtaaacATAATTTTGTATCGTCATATAAGAGCAACAAAATGCATATAAATTCGTCTAAATCTTTAGTCAGAATCGTCTCCAGAACGTCGGGTTTTTTGGCCCGCAccactttaatattttgtaaagcaTCGATTTTTACGgccaataataaaaaagaagaaaatcttCAAAGAAGCTTATAATAGTGTATAATAGTGTTTTGTCGATAGCATGATGATTGAAATTGAGCATTCTTATTCGAAATTGCTTtcgtgtttgattgaaaatttttcatttttagtcaaaaattaattttgtttaatataacattaatcttcttgttgagaaaatttatattttttagtgggcaattcatttcttaggtagaacattcgttcttttttatgttttcttctcttaaaatttaattttttaaacttaaaacttaagtACAATCTACAATTTACAgtcaaaaagtgtttttttttttctatgaaagttcacctttttggttgaaaattcttactctcttttgaaaatgaatattttttgtaaaaaatgcattatgtttttgataaaaatacaactatttgttttgaaatgcgttttttttgtttgaaattcatttttaagctaaataattgAACTGTacctttttctagttaaaaagtgatattctttagttgacaaatttaactatatggttgaaaattcatgtaattgttGGAAATTctctttgttttaattattttttaccctgaaaatgttattatagtattcatgattgaaaattcacctattttatggaaaattgtttttttattgttgttacaaattactttttttgaattttatctttatgtaactatttatttgaaaacatctattcttgcttaaaaacacattggttttttagttgaaatcaaatttttgtagtcgaaatttcgtcttttcagtataaaattatttgtttgaaaattcttggtttcgtttaaaaattaatttgtttgattaaaatgtaaatatttggttaaaccttcttttttaatgtttttttttcactgaaaatgtaagaattccatttttggttaaaaaattatctttttgattttagtagaaaattactcttcttgttcgaaaactgagctatttaggttaaaaatttttattttcttgttgacaatttatctgttttattaaatTCGATTCTTTGTTGGttagagaaacaattttttttaactaaaaatttaaattgatcatTTACTGTTcacaattgatcttttctagttaaaaatgtattaaattttctcGTTTAAGATTCAacgacttttttgaaaatttatttgttcttttttgcttgaaaagcgAACGTTtccagttaaaagttcatgttttttaatactaaactattatttgcatttcaaaaagGATCTGTTTAGGTAaggatttttcattgaaagttcatgtattttgttagaaattaaactattttgctaaaaaaagtttctgttgtaaatttatttttaagctgatAAAGTAACCATTTTTCCTTAAGAATTGATTTATCGtgtaaataattcgttttttgttgttttaaaattttgaatttttgttttcgatgattcatgtattttcttgagaatttgtcTCTTTAaaagaacattcgtctttttgttcgtaaattaatttctttggtagcaaatttcaatattttgttgcggattttattgcttttttcttcgaaattaattttttgaactgaaaattgtactattgcatgtttgcttaaaaattaatcttttttacttcaaaattaattttcgttgaaagtagaactattttgttgaaaattcaattttatctgaaaatgtaactagtccaTTGCTTAAAAAAGAAGTATTAGAAAAGATTGgatctaatatttttttagaattagtaATGAAAGctaattctttttccaaaaagacACTGGATCTGATgcttaccaatacttctttttcataagagatttttgtttgaagactTATTGTTTTAGCTTCAATtcgtttctaaagttaaaaattggagaatttgggtgaagaaaaaaatttctgttttgaaaaaatcttgtCTTCCATGTATATTTACATGTTACAGTAAATTctattttcctcttcgcaataagtctaATCATTCTGAGGGTAATTCGGGATTTCCAAACCAGAATATAGATCATCATTCATGAAGTCGGGAGTGGGGGCCGATAAATCCCAAGTTCTGGAGACACTAATAGACACTTTCGAGACCATGAAGATACTCAGTGTAGATTTTTGAACTTTTCACAAAAGAAGCtttaaacgaatttcaaatgtttcaagagaataacaattttgttaagtttcctgataaaaatccaaaatcattttattcatggaaaagatcattttaagaacaatattttgatagcgatgttttttaattttgcaagattaattctaatttaaaaaaaaattgagtttgtcAATTAACCTACATACAGATTGTATACAGATTTTAATTCTAGAGTAGTTCAaccaaaagtaaacttttttttcattgaattttattgattaaaaacgtGGTTTTGTATACGCATAGAAGTTTAAggggatgaaaaaaaaatttattgtaaaagaaGACTGACTGCtctcttttattatttattgtttaatgttTAGGAATCATAGAAGGTTTTTATGAATAGtagaatagattaatttaatcgaaacgaatacatttttatacttgaaataaagaGTTAGCGAACAAAAACAATAAACGCTATTCCCACACGAATATTCTTAGCCCGGAATGGCCAGAAAAGCTCTAAAAAAGCTTCATCTTAAGCTTTGAGCGAAAAGACCAGAAAAAGTTTAATACTGCAAAAAAGATAGCAAGTATCTTGAAAAACTTTATTGGTTTGATAACCTGACCgcagtatttaattttttcagatcctTCCActcaaaattaaggaaaaagCTTTTTCTTGGAGCTCTAGCaagaatccttaaaatatttaccaATCCCTTGACACGTTATGCAATCCCACCAAATCTTTAGAATTAATCTGGCATCTTgtgaaattccctgaaatattttttattacgaaaaaaaatttatttcaatccataaagatttcgtaaaatccttcaaaaattcctgaaatcttttaaaatatgtctGTATTTTGAGGCCTTTTATTTTTGGATCTAGGTTTGTGTTACGCCGCTTGAACCTAGATGTTTAAAACATAAAgctgaataatatatttttgatgaGTAGGTTTTGGCTAGATGTACAATTAATAATATCGATCTATGGTTCTTGTTGCCTATTACTTATTAGATAAACAAGAAACAAAAATCTATATTATAAAGCTTATTCGTTTCAATTTTGTAATGTTGACATTTAGGTAACGAGAAAAGAATTGCATAAATGTAGGCTTTGTCATTGGTTTTATTGTCAATCTGttaaaacaattagattttcaCAAAAGCAATGGTTGTACTTGACATAGACAATCGCCCTTCCTTTCTCTTCAATACCACCAATCATTCGCTCAGCAATCAATCACCCTTCACTATTTGCTATGAGATTGAAGTATTTAAAGTCCAGCGGGGTATTTATAGTTCTGAAAGTAGCTGTTTCAATAACACGCGAGTGGCAGTAAATGCGCTTGTGCACAGTGCAGTTAAGAGTCCATAATACTCCAAGGATATTTATAGGCTTATAATCGTACTTCGTTCATGCGTATTCACTGTCGTCACCTCAAATTATGGCCACCTCAACTTAAACTTAAATGTTAGATGTGATAAACTCATAAATCATaactttttgaactgaaatatcGTGGGCAACAATGAGGTAAACGTATTTTCATCCGAACGTGAGTTTGCAATAACGAGGCATAGACGAGCACGAGTCGAAGTCGAGTATTTCTAACCCGCTAGGGAAAAATACTGAGTTTGAATCCTAAGTGTGCAATATATAATAGTGTGTGTACAATAATAGGATGTAATATATAGTACATTTAActtaacttgaaattttctttaaaggaTGAAGATCGTAAAGGAAGAAAGCAATGATTGTTAGTGGCGTTGGTTTCAACCTCGCCCTATTCAACCACCTCCACCCATTCCACCTCGGCCACCCATTCCACCCCATCCACCTCGTCCGCCCATTCCTCCTCCTCCACCCATTCCACCTCGTCCACCCGTTCCAACCCGTCTACCCATTCCACTCCATCCACCCATTCCACCCCTTCCACCGTTTTCACGTCTTGCAGCATTTCCACCTCTTTCACTTGATCTGCCTTGGCTTCCAGAACTTAGTCCCTGCATATTTTTATTGCGTTCAATTGCCCTTTCTACTTGTTCTCTAGTGCAGTAGCCGTTAGATTGTCTAGTGTCTGTTTCAGTGCTATTATCCTCCTCTAGAGTTTCTTCCGTGACAATTTGTTTTTCTCTATTATATAATGGATAAACTATTCTTTCTCCAAGGAGTAATGCGACGAAAAACCTGCCCAGCTCGAATAGACAGCCTGGCTCTGGAAGTGGACGAAGATCGTGCTCTTCGTTTTCATAGTAAAGACGAGATCTCGGAGGGTAACGACGTCGTACTGGAGACACAGGGTGAAAACGTTCAGACTCTGACCGTGCAGGCTCTGTCCTTGAAGGCTCTGACCGTGCTGACCCTGACCGTTCATGCTCTGACCGTGCTGGCCCTGACCGTTCATGCTCTGACCGTGCTAGCCCTGAGCGTTCATGCTCTGACCGTGCAGGCTCTGACCGTTCAGGCTCTGACCGTGCAGGCGCTGACCGTTCAGGCACCGAACTACTTTCCGGTTGTTTGCTAGATTCTGTAAGAAGAAGTAGACATATATCagagttaatattcaatttatattGTGTACCAAGATCTGTTCTTTTTACGGCCGAGCGTGAGGTTGCAAGAACTCGGCGCAAACGAGGCGCAGCCGAGTTATTGCAAAAACGCGATACCGCAAAAAAACTTCGTTTCCTCAGAACGCATGATATTTGATGCAATTAGAGTATGCTTTCCGAGTAGCTGATAAAATTTTGTCTCAGAATAGACTGGGGTTAGAAAGACCTACTTCGCTACTCCAAACAACGCCGAGATAACGGGGAAACCATACtcgtgttaaataaaaatatgaatcagAACGAATTTGATAGCGAatctaaaatgatcaaaataaacgaagcttacagttaaaaaaaatattctattggactttttatttttcgaaaaatcatgtCTCTTATCATCAATTTATAAAACAGAAATTTCTAATATATATTACCTTTTTTGAGACATAAAATTAGGAATAATTACAGAAAGAAATTATGTTTactgcaatttattttaaatttgaaaaagtcagTTTTCCAATATAAAGgaataacattttaattactagtaatgattaatattaaactaaaaaaaaccaaGGTCGcctttttaagtttcttaaaagAAGTTGAAAGAGTGAAGGTTGCTTTACAAACTGCTACAAAATTACATAATACAAGTATCCCGAAGTTggtaaaatatatcttttttatgtaaaaaaaatatgtgtcTCATAATTTATTTcggcatttaaataaaaagtatttagaaaagtgTAATCCCGCTCGCGCATTTTCCGTGCCCTGTGTGACATTGAagcaaaatgcgtcaatcttcttttcTCCTATTTAACTTGCTCTGATTTTGCATTCAAATCTTACccgggggtttttggggttgctgaatccaaatctgaagtcaaaattaaaaaattaaaaatggcggatccaatatggtggacaaaaatacaaaagaaatgaCTTCATTTGGATCAATCTCGGTACTcacgggtttttgaggtcgctgaaggAGAATATCAggacaaaattctaaaattttaaatggcggataTTTTTGTctagcttttaaaattttgacttcaCTTTCGGGTTTAGCGGCCCCAGAAACCCGTAAGTACTAAGATTTATCCAAATTGAGCCGTTTTTGTGTTTTTGTCCGCCATATTTgatccgccattttggatttccgaattttgacttcatattcggattcagcgaccccaaaaatcctAGGATAAAAATTTTgaggataacaaattttcctgccatATTGGGCACATTcgtcgaattctctctgccaacgaagggctcaaagtttcaaaaaatctgtAAAGTCGCTAAatagtcaaaatatttttactgataagtttaaaattgcatgaaattttgCCATTATCATCACAAATCTTGAGGGttgtcaaacttatttttttttaacaaaatttcagaaatgttaGGGGTTGAGTTAGGGCCGACTAGagtggtttaaaaatttgacatttgatTTTTGGTGAGTGCACCcaaacagaaaagtttattttcaaccaagtcatAGAATTTTTCTACTATAAgagatcaattttataacaaaagataaattttcaactagtctaattaaaaggaataaatcattttttacaaaacagttgaatcctgaaccaaatatatgaatttttattaacaaaagatGAATCTGAATAcagatagtagaattttaaaataaaacattaattttaaacaaaaaaggggatttttaacaaaaaagttgaatttttaaagccaaagaggtgaatctcaagaaattcctaattttcaactaatgtttAATTATCTTtgaccaaagtagttgaattattaataaaaaaagatgcatttattaccaaatagttaaatattgaatcaaaaagaataatttcggACCAAACATTATAAATTTATGCTAAACTAcgggaactttcaaccaaatattttgattttataaaaaaaactgttgcctgctaaagctaaaaagacgaattatttaccaaacaactaaattttcaacgggcgattatgattatttttaaaaaagttaatttttcagtaaatagttaaattttaaacaaaatagtctattttttaaacaaaaagttgaatttttaaccaaaaagttgaattttcaacgaaaaatatgaattttcaaaaaaaagtgaatttcaaaaaatgaagagaatagttgaatcttctaccaagctgttgaattttcaagtcaaaaagaacaACTTTCTACCAGGCACTTGAATTTGCTATGcgaaatatgaatttgcaacaataaaTTATGCACCTTCAAATAAGATTACCTTccgcaaaaaataaattaattttcaacaagaaaatatcatttatgaactaaaaattgaatagttacatatttagctaaaaaattaaagctcaaaaaactgattttaaacaaaatagttacatttttgaccaaagagttgatttttcaactaaaattaaaattctttttaaaatattaatttttaccctcaaattaaattttcaactaaagactaGATGTTTCAAAAAGACGGAGTGAATTTCAAGCAGAAATATAATGATagacttttgaaccaaaagtagGGGAATTTTTTCATCAGGTTCTTATAATTTAGTTCGTATCTAAGCCAAGAAACGATAAAAAGGGATAAAgattaaattggttgaaaacgGAGAAAAACGACTCAAGCCGTCGATCCATCTGT
This Belonocnema kinseyi isolate 2016_QV_RU_SX_M_011 chromosome 3, B_treatae_v1, whole genome shotgun sequence DNA region includes the following protein-coding sequences:
- the LOC117170022 gene encoding heterogeneous nuclear ribonucleoprotein A3 homolog 1-like, whose amino-acid sequence is MKILAATLLIAFAVFPDSVESSKQPESSSVPERSAPARSEPERSEPARSEHERSGLARSEHERSGPARSEHERSGSARSEPSRTEPARSESERFHPVSPVRRRYPPRSRLYYENEEHDLRPLPEPGCLFELGRFFVALLLGERIVYPLYNREKQIVTEETLEEDNSTETDTRQSNGYCTREQVERAIERNKNMQGLSSGSQGRSSERGGNAARRENGGRGGMGGWSGMGRRVGTGGRGGMGGGGGMGGRGGWGGMGGRGGMGGGG